In Pseudobacter ginsenosidimutans, the following are encoded in one genomic region:
- the tuf gene encoding elongation factor Tu encodes MSKETFKRDKPHVNVGTIGHVDHGKTTLTAAITTILAQKGLAQAKKYDEIDGAPEEKERGITINTAHVEYQTANRHYAHVDCPGHADYVKNMITGAAQMDGAILVVASTDGPMPQTKEHILLARQVGVPRIVVFMNKVDLVDDPELLDLVEMEIRELLSSYGFDGDNTPIIKGSATGALAGEAKWVAAVEELMAAVDEYIPLPPRPVDMPFLMSVEDVFSITGRGTVATGRIERGRIKVGEAIEIVGLMEAPLASTVTGVEMFRKLLDSGEAGDNAGLLLRGIDKAQVRRGMVLCKPGSITPHTDFKGEVYVLSKEEGGRHTPFFNKYRPQFYFRTTDVTGECELPAGTEMVMPGDNTNLTVKLIQPIAMEKGLKFAIREGGRTVGAGQVTEIIK; translated from the coding sequence ATGTCAAAAGAGACTTTTAAGAGGGACAAACCTCACGTTAACGTTGGTACAATCGGTCACGTTGACCACGGTAAAACAACATTAACTGCAGCCATTACCACCATTCTGGCACAGAAAGGTCTGGCTCAGGCAAAAAAGTATGATGAAATCGATGGCGCTCCTGAAGAAAAAGAGCGTGGTATCACCATCAATACTGCACACGTGGAGTATCAGACGGCTAACCGTCACTATGCTCACGTTGACTGCCCTGGTCACGCTGACTATGTGAAGAATATGATCACTGGTGCTGCTCAGATGGACGGCGCTATTCTGGTTGTGGCTTCTACAGACGGACCTATGCCTCAAACAAAAGAACACATTCTTCTGGCTCGCCAGGTAGGTGTTCCCCGTATTGTGGTATTCATGAATAAAGTTGACCTGGTTGATGACCCTGAGCTGCTGGATCTGGTGGAAATGGAAATCCGTGAGTTGCTGAGCTCTTATGGCTTCGACGGTGACAACACTCCTATCATTAAAGGTTCTGCAACTGGTGCCCTGGCTGGTGAAGCTAAATGGGTTGCTGCAGTTGAAGAACTGATGGCCGCGGTTGATGAGTACATTCCTCTTCCTCCCCGTCCTGTTGATATGCCATTCCTGATGTCTGTTGAAGACGTATTCTCTATCACTGGTCGTGGTACTGTTGCTACCGGTCGTATCGAGAGAGGTCGTATCAAAGTTGGTGAGGCTATCGAGATCGTAGGTCTGATGGAAGCTCCCCTGGCTTCAACTGTAACAGGTGTGGAAATGTTCCGCAAACTGTTGGATTCCGGTGAAGCTGGAGACAACGCTGGTCTGCTCCTCCGTGGTATCGATAAAGCTCAGGTTCGTCGTGGTATGGTACTGTGCAAACCAGGATCTATCACTCCTCACACTGATTTCAAAGGTGAAGTATACGTACTGAGCAAAGAAGAAGGGGGTCGTCACACTCCATTCTTCAACAAATACCGTCCTCAGTTCTATTTCCGTACAACTGACGTAACTGGTGAGTGCGAACTGCCAGCAGGTACTGAAATGGTGATGCCTGGTGATAACACTAACCTGACAGTGAAACTGATCCAACCCATCGCGATGGAGAAAGGTCTGAAATTCGCTATCCGTGAAGGTGGTCGTACCGTAGGTGCGGGTCAGGTTACCGAGATCATTAAATAA
- the secE gene encoding preprotein translocase subunit SecE yields the protein MNKVTTYFRESYKELLEKVSWPTWTQLQQSTVIVLVATLVITAMVWVMDIVAQSGLNFIYSLFY from the coding sequence ATGAATAAAGTTACCACCTACTTCAGGGAGTCTTACAAAGAGCTGCTTGAAAAAGTAAGTTGGCCCACCTGGACTCAATTGCAGCAATCCACTGTGATCGTCCTCGTAGCTACGCTGGTGATCACCGCCATGGTATGGGTGATGGACATCGTAGCTCAATCCGGGCTTAATTTCATCTATTCATTATTTTACTAA
- the nusG gene encoding transcription termination/antitermination protein NusG: protein MENQTTQQQETKWYVLRVVSGKERKVKEYLDKEISRGGWGEVVKQVFLPVEKVYKVQNGKKVMRERNYYPGYVMIEVLDGKLSDDLRDAVINTTNVIHFLGKDNPIALRKAEVNKMLGKMDEMAEVGGVSMIEPFIVGETIKIIEGPFNDFNGIIEEVNDEKKKLKVTVKIFGRSTPVELNYMQVEKLA, encoded by the coding sequence ATGGAAAATCAGACTACTCAACAACAGGAAACCAAATGGTATGTGCTGCGCGTGGTGAGCGGCAAGGAGCGTAAGGTAAAGGAGTACCTCGATAAAGAAATTTCCCGTGGGGGATGGGGCGAGGTAGTGAAACAGGTTTTTCTGCCAGTGGAGAAGGTTTATAAAGTACAGAACGGTAAAAAGGTGATGCGTGAAAGGAACTATTATCCCGGCTACGTAATGATCGAAGTACTGGATGGAAAGCTTTCCGATGATCTCCGTGACGCTGTTATCAATACTACCAACGTAATTCACTTCCTGGGGAAGGACAATCCCATTGCACTCAGGAAAGCCGAAGTGAACAAGATGCTCGGCAAAATGGATGAAATGGCTGAAGTGGGCGGCGTGAGTATGATCGAGCCTTTCATCGTGGGCGAAACCATCAAGATCATCGAAGGACCTTTCAACGATTTCAACGGTATCATCGAAGAGGTGAACGACGAAAAGAAAAAGCTGAAAGTGACTGTAAAGATCTTCGGTCGCTCCACACCGGTAGAGCTCAACTATATGCAGGTAGAAAAACTCGCTTAA